One window from the genome of Natrinema caseinilyticum encodes:
- a CDS encoding DUF6282 family protein, whose product MAGVDGAIDIHVHAGPSYFDRKHDAIDLAELYADAGMRGFVLKSHFGDTHKPARMAAERVPSLEVYSSITLNSFVGGFNPTAVEHALETGARVVWLPTFSAANFDPSGIGRGFPFSNQSLTALEDGTLRPDVRDVLETLADHDEHVALGNGHLAPEESVAVLDAMEEMGLSIPYLVTHADFGFMGLSLEDQLEMADRGAIVEKCYLPVLHGDVSLAELASSIEAIGPDRCVLSTDHGQADNESPPDAYGSFVDELRATGLDADALEAITAGTPTRLLGIDRDE is encoded by the coding sequence ATGGCCGGGGTCGACGGCGCAATCGATATCCACGTTCACGCCGGTCCGTCGTATTTCGACCGAAAACACGACGCGATCGACCTCGCGGAACTGTACGCCGACGCGGGGATGCGCGGATTCGTCCTCAAGAGCCACTTCGGCGACACGCACAAACCCGCGCGGATGGCCGCCGAACGGGTCCCGTCTCTCGAGGTTTATTCGTCGATCACGCTCAATTCGTTCGTCGGCGGGTTCAATCCAACCGCCGTCGAACACGCCCTCGAGACGGGGGCGCGCGTCGTCTGGTTGCCGACCTTCAGTGCCGCGAACTTCGACCCCAGCGGAATCGGCCGCGGGTTTCCGTTTTCGAACCAGTCGCTCACCGCCCTCGAAGACGGAACGCTTCGTCCGGACGTCAGGGACGTCCTCGAGACGCTCGCTGACCACGACGAACACGTCGCGCTCGGCAACGGCCACCTCGCACCCGAAGAGAGCGTTGCCGTACTGGACGCGATGGAGGAGATGGGGCTTTCGATTCCGTACCTCGTTACGCACGCGGACTTCGGGTTCATGGGATTGTCACTCGAGGACCAACTCGAGATGGCCGACCGCGGCGCGATCGTCGAAAAGTGCTATCTCCCGGTTCTCCACGGCGACGTCTCGCTCGCGGAACTCGCGTCCTCGATCGAAGCGATCGGCCCGGACCGATGCGTCCTCTCGACCGATCACGGGCAAGCCGACAACGAATCGCCGCCGGACGCGTACGGATCGTTCGTCGACGAGCTTCGAGCGACCGGCCTCGATGCGGACGCGCTCGAGGCGATCACCGCCGGAACGCCGACTCGGTTA